Part of the Ziziphus jujuba cultivar Dongzao chromosome 8, ASM3175591v1 genome is shown below.
accttgGTTATGTAGCTTTCATGGTTGCATAATATGTTATATGTCCCATGCAATTGCAAAAGAAAGGAATTTCTTCTTAACGAGGCCATCCAGAATAAAAGAAATACTAAACCCAAAAACCTCATCTTGCGGCTGAAAATTTCCATCAAAGCAAACGTTAACTTGGTGGACTTGTATTGTATCTCCATGCTACACAATaccctccctccctccctcaTTCTTCAAATTACAAATATCCAATGATTTCTCCTTTGCCATTCTCACCACCATTTTCCGTACCATATTagagaaaaaggcaaaaaataaaacaaaaacaaaactaccTGAATCCTACTTTACCCCATGCAGCTGATAACAACCCGACctatcccttttttttcattattcattGCAATTTCATTCCTCTTCTCTTTTTCCTTGTCCTACTCTAACACTTTCACCATCATAAACAACTGCCCTCATACCATATGGCCTGGTACATTGGCTGGTTCAGGAACTCCTCAACTTCCAACAACTGGGCTTCAATTGGATTCAGGACAAAGTATCAGGATTCCTTCTGTTCCAGGTTGGTCAGGAAGAATATGGGCAAGAACTGGTTGCTCATTTGATGAGTCAGGGATAGGAAAATGCCAAACAGGTGATTGTGGAGGAAGGCTGCAATGTGATGGAAATGGAGCCACCCCACCTGCATCACTCTTTGAGATAACCCTTGGCAAAGGCACTGACAAAGATTTCTATGATGTCAGCCTCGTTGACGGCTACAATCTTCCCCTCATCGCCTCACCTCATGGCGCTCACGGTGTCTGCAATGTTACTGGCTGCGCTTTAGATATCAATACTGgtaaaggattttttttctttttttctttttttttttggccctctTGCAAACAAGTTTTTGGGTGCTTTGtggtcttcttttttctttttttttttttgccctcttGCAAACAAGTTTTTGGGTGCTTTGtggtcttcttttttcttttttcttttttcttttttttctttttttttttcttttaacaaaacgAATTAGATGTGTTAAACAGGGTGCCCAAAAGAGCTTCAAGTGGTGGGTGGAGAAGGTGGAGATGGAGGGGGTGTGGTTGCTTGCAAGAGTGCTTGTGAGGCATTTGGGTTAGACCAGTATTGCTGCAGTGGGGAGTTTGCTAACCCAACGACTTGCAGGCCCTCTTTCTATTCAACTATTTTCAAGAGAGCCTGTCCAAGAGCTTATAGCTATGCTTATGATGATGGAACCAGCACTTTCACTTGCAAGGCTTATGAATATTCCCTTGTTTTCTGTCCTAAAGTTAATGGGTAATTACCCTTCTCTAAAGAAATACATTTTTTATCCCTGTTTCTTCACCATAaaactttttggattttttctgATATGACCTTGTGATTTCTTTTGGCAGTATAAGAAAACCTGATAGTACATTGTCTCCTCCAACAATACAAGAGCctcctccaactccaatatTTCAAGAGCCTCCTCCAACTCCAACATACCAAGAGGCCCCTGCAACTCCAACATTTCAAGAGCCCCCTCCAACCCCAGCATTTCAAGAGCCCCCGGCAACTCCAACATTTCAAGAGCCCCCTCCAACCCCAACATTTCAAGAGCCCCCTCCAACTCCAGTATTCCAAGAACCCCCTCCAACCCCAGCATCTCAAGAGCCCCCTCCAACAATACCATTTGCCCCCAGAGGTGAGGAATATCTTGCAAATGTTTCCTCTTCTAGCATGCTCTTACCAGTTCCAACGCTGTTCATTCTTCTGATCCTCAACGTGATTTCTTCAGCATATCTGGCAAATCAGGAACCATGAACCTCAAATGGCTATGAAAAAGAGAACCTTACCATATGGCTTTGATGGATGGAAATCTTATTAGAGTTGATCTCCTTGGAAACAGGAGCAGCTAAGAACCAACAagaaagaaaacagagagatTTATCTTGAAGAGGAATTGGAAATGTACTATTCCAAACACACAAAATTAACCACAGATGTGTGCTTCATCATTAAATTACTTAGTCATATATTCAACTTAGCATTATTCTGGTAGACAATGTAAATATTGCAAGTAATGCAAAGAACTAAAGATTATACACATACCATCTTCATGATCCAAAATTAAATCGAACTTGACCTTCTAATTAAATTCCAAGGTTGGCTTACTAATAATGAGAAATCAGTATAATTGTAGAGaaaggaaaatttatttaaaagaaaaataataaaacttgatGAAGAAAGCAATCTTGTCTGTTTACATTGCAAGTATACTATTGCCTTGGAAGGTCAGTCGTATTCATTCCAAAGTTACAATCAGGAACTGGAGAAACCAGTTATAAAATGCATACCACTAAAAATGTGGCAATGTATGGCTGTTATTGTACTGAAATCTACAATTGAACTAACAAATCTCTAATTTATGTCCTACTCCTATCAACTATGAGACTCAAGACACATTTGTCTTATTTTTTGGTCTTGGCTTTCTTTGAAACTGGAggtttcttctttgttttcttctgTGGCTGCGCCTTCCCACCTGCAGTTTTACCTCTTTTCCGTACAACCCCCTGTCATCCAGAAAACATACCAATATTTAACATAGGTTTgttaattcattaaaaatattccAGATTATTGAAGGGTAGAAACATACTGATGTTTTATTAgctttcccttttgtttttccGTTGGTTTGTTCTTCAATATCTTCATTACCATCAGTTTGATGAGCAGCGGTTTTAGGCAGTTTGTCCCCCTCTTCCTCTGAATCAAATGAGAAACCATCCAGTGTTCCTGCACATACAAAATAATGAGATATGAAGGAAGAGTTAATGTTTAATGCTGTCAAAATATTACAAGGTCACATACGGACACAATCATCCCAGTTAAATGATAGACCCCTACCTTCGACCATGGTTTCAGCTTCATCAACATTTGACTGTGGTTTCAGCTGAATGAAATCATTCATGATAGCTTCTATCTGAACAAGGAACAAAGAACTAAGTATCAATCATCTAGGATGCTGCATTTTCTGCCTTTCTCAGATTCATACTACAATCAGGGACATTAGTGCTATTGGggggataaaaaataataggtgGATGAACAAATTCTTAAAGATAAGATTGAAGTCGAAAACATGAAAACCGAAAAGGTGGAAGGTCTACCAGATAAAGATTCAGATCCAGCAAAGAAGAAAAATCCAAGAGAGTAAACAAGAATTAACTAACCTTTGCCTCTGACTGAGCAAAGCTAACCTGGACAAGAAGATATCTATGTCATGTCAAAGCAATGCCATATCATGTaagattttaaaactaaattcaTAGGCAAATAACAAAATAGACTTCTGCTCTCCACAAAACACCAGTGCTAACATGATTTGAGGACATAATATCCATGAAGAATTTTCATTATGGAACCTCATGACTTACAACGCAAAAGGTCCTCGAAGGAACTATTGTTGTTTTGTATATAGTTCCTGAAATAgtaaccaaaataaaacaaattagatGTACCCAGCTCTGTAAAGAAACAAGCAAAATATATAGGCTTGTAACTTGAAAATAGGGGACCAGTCAAAAGGCATTGATAATGACAAAGGAAAACATtgcaaaaaacaataaaagaagcAAGGGGAGGTATTTGATAAAGTGTGATAGAAAATCCAACTTTTTCCCCGAATCTTGGCAGGACAATTTGTCAGCAGTTTTCCATTTCTGATCGCCATTTTATGTATCATAGAAATTATCATTGCTAGCAAGGTTTAGTTTACCCAATTTATATcattaatcaaagaaacatgTGAATTTAAACAAAACATACCTTTCAAATCCAAGAACATTTCATGATTTCCAGATGAGGAATCTGAAATTATAATTCGCCCTACAGCACCCATATCACCACTCAAATCTATGGAATCCCCTTCACACTCAACAAGTGCCTGCATAAAACAACAAAGCTTCTAGTTATTCAAGTGTTTACTTTGGGAATGGGGACACATCCGTCATCTTATCTCACAAGAAATGAATACAAGAATATTTCTTATAATCTCATGCTTAGACAGTGATACAtctattatttaaaatgttcaCAGTGACATATTTAAGTACTGAAATAACTCACAGTATGTGTAGTTATTTTCTGCGGATGTCAGTCATTTTTAAAGATTACCCTGGAAACTAGCCATAACCAAGGTATCAATTCCACCCTACCTTTGATCGTTGGACTTTCTCAGAAAGCATCAAAGGCAACCTTGACGAGGAGACCTGCAATATGCATATAGTCAAGGCAACTCGGTATGCCAAATTATGTAAGCAATTAATATACTTTTAGTCATTATTCTTACTTGAGGTTCAGCATGCTTGTCAAAGGCTTCTTCCTCTGTGATTTTGACATCAACACAGTTTCCTGTTCCATTATGACATATAAAAtgcataaagaaaattaaaaaataaattaaattaaatttagagaAGAAGAAAGGCATATCTTTTCATTCAATATGAAAAGGTTAAAGTCAGGCATTTAAGTTCTTTGAATTCATTATACTTTTACCactttttatctaataaaatcgCATTCTCTCTAATCAACTAACCCTCGCCCTCATACCTTCTTTTTCCATGCtgcctctctttttcttctctttcataACTGCCTGACCATCAGCTTCTAGCCCCTTTTTTggagatttttcttttgaagccTTCTTAGATGGAGACTCTTCACTGCTGCCAATAAGAACTGCATCCCTGCCGCCCATTCCTCTCAATGGACGTTGAGAAGTTTTGTGGTCTGAAGATTCTCCATGTTCCACATGATTCTCCCTTTTAGGGCTACTGTTGGGACATAACTCAGAGCCTGATGATAATTCCCAAACTGAATTATTGAACTCCTGTTCAACATCAACTTATTTTGTCACCATGGTTGACATTATGAGAGAATAGAAAAGAAGGGTGGCAACAGATATTTTAAAACCACAACTTTTGGTGGTAGTAGTAAATGTGCTTTTAACTAAAGATCATTTCTGATCTGATTAAAAATGAATTTCAGTATACCCAGAGAAATGATGAGAAAATAttatgtaaatgataaaaataaacccATTGCTCTATTCACTTATAAATATCTCAACATATTATCCTAATTAAAGCCTTCAAATTAACCCACTTTGAatctatattaaatatacattaaaataaGATGCAACAGGAATGTCACTGTTATGTATAGCAAATCCAGAGGAATTAAGTTATGAGCTTCTCCGATTGCTTTTTGGACCTCCTGGCTAGGTTGTTTTAGAAGCAAAGAATACTTATTCAGCAACAAGAACAGATTTACCAGAAGATAGATCTTAAtggtgattagaaacctttttgagtttttttaagCCTCTGACTTGGCAAGAGAAGCAGTATATGATAGTTGTATGAAATAATGATGGTATTATAGCTTCTTACACGGGATTCTATTGGACTCTCAGCCTTTTTCTTGGGAACCTTCTTGCTGCTACTATCCACTGTATATTAACAGAAAACATACGAAAATAGAATAGCTGAATAAGTCAAGACTAAAGAAATGATAAATACATACCAAAAGTCCATTGAAACTAAGgcttattactttttttttcttttttttctttttttataattttctctcTTAAACATTATTTGACAATCTctttattacctttttttttttttttttttttctatcttaaaCATTATTTGATAAAGTCTCAAAATTTCAACTTGACAATCACATAGATCAATCCAAACCTTGTtatacctttctttttcttgtggcTTCCTGATTTATTCTTCTCCAGCGGAACTTGATCTTCTACTTCACGCCCTTTCCCTTTCTCTGGAGACTTTAACCTTGACCTCTTACTAGATGGAGACTTAGCAATGTTGTTTTCACCATGAATTTTACCAACATTCTTGTCCTTGTCAGCAATTttggaagatttaaaaaaagttgGTTCTTCCCAACTAGATCTGTCTTCTTCTGGAGGGCTTCCATTTGGTGAAGGCTCAGAATCTGAGGATAATGAAATTGTTGAATGTGTTGGTGCCTGgttaaaaaaagtaaacataATCATCATGGGTTGATCATGAAGAGGTAGAAAAAGACACATATGACTATTCGCTAAAGATAAAAGAACTTTTAAGTAGGTGATATCCTGCAAGAAACATTCACTAAACCATAGACTTTTtgcccaaaaatatatatgccaAATATGTAGCTCAAATTCGAATTTTGCAAATCATATACATGCAATGTCATGCAATTGGTATCCCATCTTAAATTAAGATTTAGAGTCTCCATTCTTTATCAcagattaactttttttttttttcctttttggcttCCATTAATCAAATTCAAGTTCTGAGTTGCTTCTACAATGGAAAAACTTGAACAAAAACTGACAGACTTTAAAACAAAGATTGTTCGTCTCAAGACCTGGAAAGCTCGCAGCCAGTCAGGAGACTCCTCCCTGGAGCTGCTCATAATTTCCCTTGCTGATGTCTGTAGGAGTGCTTAAGAGTAACGCGCTCTGATCAAGTACCAACTTCCCAAAATCCTTCAAGCACAGGCTCTATTCCACTACTAGATACTGCAATTCATGCACTTCTCACGGTCAACAAGCTAACGGAGCAAAATTTAAGCCCTAAAATCTCTGAAAACGGTTAAAATGATGCATATCATATAGAGGAGCTAGCGATGCAAACCAAATGTTCGACGAAATGAAAGAGTGAAACAAAGAATGTTGTACCACTATACAGTGACCCACTGAGCACGCCAAAAGAACGATCTGAGGTCTCCGATTCCGGCTGACCTACGGAAAATCTCTGTAAAACCAAACGGGTTGAAGAGAATATAAGCGGggattgaaaaatgaaattcagTTTTTTACCGGTTTGGGCGCGCTTGTTACGGCGTGTTTGGTAGAACTAGTTGTATGTCTATTATGTGCTGCGACGACGTTATTTTCCGGAATTTTACGTGGAACAAAGAACTGTCGTTTATCTAAACTTGATGTCGTCATGGATCATAACAAACGGGTGTATGGGTCACCAGAGGACTTCTTTTTGGGCTTATAATGGGCTCGCCATAGCCCATTATGCAACAATTTAGGGTGTCTGGAGTTTGGATAAAAGTACtgaaaagaaaaactatatacaccacaaaatgaaacattttattttattttttatttttttaaggtaaaatgaaacatttaattttattttttttaattttgctaaCAACTTTTCGtatcatgtttatttattttggttcagGGATGTAAGAGAAGTTattcttataattaatttgaaaaacataactaagaatttatttcattttttttttttttgttgttaataAGAATTTCAATCAATAGGACAATTGAACTTGTAAAAactcatataaattttaaattctatttatatttatatctacaTGCATTCCATTTTAGTGTTGCTGAATTGTGGATGCACTaagatgttttttcttttttttcctttttcatttcttgATCAAAAATCAAGAAGACAAGTAAAAATTGGAACTTTGCTGCTTAGCTTACCACCATACAAAAAGTttgttgtatatatgtatatatatatatatatatatattattgaacattcaaataattaaattttgatattaaattcacaatttcaTTGACAAATAATAAGTTCAAATGTGTTccaatattttgatatttagacaaattttaaaaaaataaaagaaatttttaaatattgtaaaatCACTGAAAACTAATTTTATCAGAGTACAACTGCGAGCTAAAAAGGTTAGGGTTAGGAGCGTTGGAACCCATTTTTGTAGTTTAGagggaaaccaaaaaaataaggggaaaaaaaacctCCTTGATTTTATCCTCACAGGGTCGCAAAATAGGCAAACAGAGGCATATGCTCTCGTGACACTGTCTTACGGAGCAATACCAAGGTTGGTTTGCAGAAGAAGATAAGGAGGAGAAACAAAAGAAAGGTTTTCAAATCTTGAATTGAGAAGAGAAAAAGGAGAAGATAAAAAATGGAGCAGGGAAAACAGGGAGTTATGGCGGCCCCCAAATTGATTGCTCAGCAGCAGAACCCAATAGAGCAATTGCAGGCTCGTTTCAAGGAGTTGGAAAGTGGGTTCAGGGCTTGGTTGGCAAAGCAGTCTTTGCCTGTCGAAGCCGCAATTGTCACCGCCACAAGCGCCGCTCAGGGTGCCGCCATAGGTGCTTTTATGGGTACTCTTACAAACGACGTCTCTTCCTCTCTTCCTAATCCTCCTCCTCAGGCTCCTTTGAATCCTCAAGCCATGGCTTCCTTCAAGCAAGCCCAggttctttctctttaattccttttttattttttattttattgctttgtttttggttttttagttTCTAATTGGCTTCTGCTTTGGtttgaattttggagataaaTAGCAGAATTTGATAGAAAGGCTTTGAGATACCCACTTCAACCCAATTTCCCAATTTTGAATAGCGTAGGATTTCGATATTTAGTTCTTGTTTGAAGCAATTGTCAGTGTTTAAACAAACCCAACAACAAAAATCTTTCGCTGAAAATATGGTTTTGTTTTCTATCGAAAggaattatctttttgttctttttatttgcaTACTGCAGCCACTCTCCGTGGTCAACTCTTATTGTTTTTAAGAAATTCAAATGTCAACCATTTTCTTCAGAATCTCAGTTGGTCAACTCATCTGACTTTGATCAATTATTTGGTTACATAAAGTTTTAACCTTAATACTCTCTAGTGAAGTTTAAACTTTTGTGCtcttagaatttaaattcctaGTAACGTAAAActttaaattcattttcttcTGTTCAGTTGTTGTGCTCAACCTTGGAGATTTCCTTGGCATATAAGAAATGTTCTACTTTGATTGCAGGCTCTTTCAGGAGGTCCCATTGTCCAAGCTCGCAACTTTGCCGTGATGACAGGTGTTAATGCTGGTATTTCATGTGTCATGAAAAGATTGAGAGGCAAGGAGGATGTCCAGTCTAGGTAAGCTTACCCTGCTTTTTCTCTGTACTCTTTGTTATATGCCAACTACAATTGGCGGGTTCAAGGTTTTCCTCGGCCAAGCTGAACATACTTATATTGTTTAAGAAACCTCAATTGTTCTTATGTGGCATTTCAGCAGAACCTATTGTGCAAAGACTACCATGTTCTGACCTTGTATATGTATGTTCCTGGGAAATGCTCGTTGGCATTTTGTTTGGTGTGTATACCAAGTCTACCATCGATGTaaaatgatttttgttttgatacTCGTGATGTTTTGTTTTGTATGCACGTCTAGAGTACCTTTAGATGTAGTATGGAAACTTGTTCTATGTTAAAAAACATTCAATCTTTTGTCTTGACTCTTATTTTTGCCTTCCAAGTAGTTGAGGATTCCAGCCTTTTGTCTCTTATTGCTTCCTTCTGTGTAGTCTATACCTGTTCGCTGCATCGTTTTGTTGTccattgttaatttgtttagtTTGTTTGTTCACATACTTAAGCCTTGGAGCTCCTAATATCATGGTTTGGTTCAGTTGGATTTTAATTCGAGTTTCCCTTTTTCTTGTTTGAGCTTTTCCACTCTCCCCCTGCCAAATATAGAGGAACACGGACTTTAGTGGAATAGCTCCTATGATTTAAGTGGGAATGAAGCCTAATGCTGCTTTCTGGATTTCTATCATTTCCATAATCTTGGAGAGTCTGATTATGGTACTTTTTTGTGCTGTATGGTTAGATGGGAATTCCTACAAAGTGGATTCTAGCAGAATTCTGGAGATCATGTTATTACGATTGTGATtgcaattttgaaattttggtgaCAACTGAGCAGAAATGACTCGTCTTATGCTGAAttttggatgttaaatgattTAGTACATATTTATGTATAATTATTGCACTTTAGCTAGTATTTTGGAGGTCATATTGCTTAATGTCAGTTGATTCGGTATATTGGCTTGGaaatattatgatttttatatCTGCATACTTGTTTGAGATTAGTAGCTTTGTATTGCAGTATGGTAGCAGCTTTTGGTTCTGGAGCCATGTTTTCATTGGTGAGCGGCATGGGTGGACCCAATCAAGCAGCCAACGCTATCACATCTGGACTTTTCTTTGCACTTGTTCAAGGTGGACTTTTCAAGGTGAGCTCACCAAAATTAGAATCTAGCATTGCAAGAGTAACCAAAATCTATCAACCTAGCACATGCTTATTCAAGTTCTTATCTGTATTTGATTGGACTTTACTATGACCGCTTGTGGGTACATGTTACATGTGcgtaaaatttcatttataaataaTCTTTTTTGGAGGTTTCTTGATATCAATCTTGTACTCGGACAAATTTATCATAGAGGTTTTTGCGTTCCAAATCTATACATAATCACAAACATGCTGCACTTATAGGAGGTTGTAATCTGTTATAGTGGTGCTCATCTACACTTACAGCACATTCTTTTTGGGCTATGCAGTTCGGGCAGAAGTTTTCCCAACCACCAGCAGAAGATATTTACTATGCTAAAGCTAGAAGCATGTTGGATAACCTTGGCCTCCAGAACTAtgagaagaattttaagaaaggCTTATTAACAGACAATACTTTGCCTTTGCTCAATGATAGGCAAGTACTTGGGGTTTTCAATTCTCATATCTGAATACATACTTTTTCCAATGTTCATCATCAGATGTTCTCTTGCTTTTTTCTTGGTATGTTTCAGTGCCCTTAGAGACGTGAAGATCCCACCTGGGCCAAGACTTCTCATTCTTGATCATATTCAAAAGTAAGACTCATGCTCCATTCTATAACCGGTTTTAGTGAACagatttgttaatttttctaaCTCACGAATAACTTTTGGATTCAGGGACCCAGAGCTAAAAGGTAGGCGAGGAAGTTGAAACCGTAATGACAATCTAGTCTGCCTGCCAAACTACACTTTCTTTTGCCACGGTCAAGAAAGGGTTTGGAATCGATATGCCATTAGATATGTCAGTTTGTTCTTGCAAACCAgatttttacaatttgttttaAGGGTAAATTCTTATGAAGTAATTTTGATTGCCATAGCACCGCTACATAAGGTGCAAATCTTGCAGGCTGCAATTTTGTTCGACTGTCTGATCTGGTTTTCTTAAGACAAACCTTGAGTAAATAATTTCTTGGTTGGAAAAAGTATATGCGCTTAAAGTATACATAAACATAGGACAGCATGCATCTTAACAACAGAGTTCAAATTGTGACAAAGAGGAGAGTTACAGAGGTCATAAACATACGAGGACTTTATATTCGGCCCAAAAACAATGGACGGCCTGATTTGTCTGCTTTTCCTAAACTGTCCATGGCATCGTCATCAAACAGAATCTATGATTTCGTGCCGTAATGGAAGGCAAGATTTAGAATCTGTTCTCTTTGTTTGCAAAGAATAAACTCAAAGCATTAAGCTAATTTTTAAAGGCACTCTTCTTGAATCCAATTTA
Proteins encoded:
- the LOC107414926 gene encoding chloroplastic import inner membrane translocase subunit HP30-2, which codes for MEQGKQGVMAAPKLIAQQQNPIEQLQARFKELESGFRAWLAKQSLPVEAAIVTATSAAQGAAIGAFMGTLTNDVSSSLPNPPPQAPLNPQAMASFKQAQALSGGPIVQARNFAVMTGVNAGISCVMKRLRGKEDVQSSMVAAFGSGAMFSLVSGMGGPNQAANAITSGLFFALVQGGLFKFGQKFSQPPAEDIYYAKARSMLDNLGLQNYEKNFKKGLLTDNTLPLLNDSALRDVKIPPGPRLLILDHIQKDPELKGRRGS
- the LOC107414901 gene encoding DNA-binding protein BIN4 translates to MSSSREESPDWLRAFQAPTHSTISLSSDSEPSPNGSPPEEDRSSWEEPTFFKSSKIADKDKNVGKIHGENNIAKSPSSKRSRLKSPEKGKGREVEDQVPLEKNKSGSHKKKKVDSSSKKVPKKKAESPIESREFNNSVWELSSGSELCPNSSPKRENHVEHGESSDHKTSQRPLRGMGGRDAVLIGSSEESPSKKASKEKSPKKGLEADGQAVMKEKKKRGSMEKEGNCVDVKITEEEAFDKHAEPQVSSSRLPLMLSEKVQRSKALVECEGDSIDLSGDMGAVGRIIISDSSSGNHEMFLDLKGTIYKTTIVPSRTFCVVSFAQSEAKIEAIMNDFIQLKPQSNVDEAETMVEGTLDGFSFDSEEEGDKLPKTAAHQTDGNEDIEEQTNGKTKGKANKTSGVVRKRGKTAGGKAQPQKKTKKKPPVSKKAKTKK
- the LOC107414980 gene encoding pathogenesis-related thaumatin-like protein 3.5 isoform X1, with the translated sequence MQLITTRPIPFFSLFIAISFLFSFSLSYSNTFTIINNCPHTIWPGTLAGSGTPQLPTTGLQLDSGQSIRIPSVPGWSGRIWARTGCSFDESGIGKCQTGDCGGRLQCDGNGATPPASLFEITLGKGTDKDFYDVSLVDGYNLPLIASPHGAHGVCNVTGCALDINTGCPKELQVVGGEGGDGGGVVACKSACEAFGLDQYCCSGEFANPTTCRPSFYSTIFKRACPRAYSYAYDDGTSTFTCKAYEYSLVFCPKVNGIRKPDSTLSPPTIQEPPPTPIFQEPPPTPTYQEAPATPTFQEPPPTPAFQEPPATPTFQEPPPTPTFQEPPPTPVFQEPPPTPASQEPPPTIPFAPRGEEYLANVSSSSMLLPVPTLFILLILNVISSAYLANQEP
- the LOC107414980 gene encoding pathogenesis-related thaumatin-like protein 3.5 isoform X2, which codes for MQLITTRPIPFFSLFIAISFLFSFSLSYSNTFTIINNCPHTIWPGTLAGSGTPQLPTTGLQLDSGQSIRIPSVPGWSGRIWARTGCSFDESGIGKCQTGDCGGRLQCDGNGATPPASLFEITLGKGTDKDFYDVSLVDGYNLPLIASPHGAHGVCNVTGCALDINTGCPKELQVVGGEGGDGGGVVACKSACEAFGLDQYCCSGEFANPTTCRPSFYSTIFKRACPRAYSYAYDDGTSTFTCKAYEYSLVFCPKVNGIRKPDSTLSPPTIQEPPPTPIFQEPPPTPTYQEAPATPTFQEPPPTPAFQEPPATPTFQEPPPTPTFQEPPPTPVFQEPPPTPASQEPPPTIPFAPRAYLANQEP